The following proteins come from a genomic window of Sorghum bicolor cultivar BTx623 chromosome 3, Sorghum_bicolor_NCBIv3, whole genome shotgun sequence:
- the LOC8079280 gene encoding myosin-binding protein 1, with product MGTRMPILPRLSSTLSTALLEWILMLLLFIDAVYSFLVTRFARLCRLPAPCPFCSRLDHVLGNEKPCFYRELICKTHKTEISSLAFCSLHQKLAGAQNMCEGCCGKVTHDDKTDETVMDANVLYSKQRIDDALNSPREKVCSCCGQHFKQRTVALSSRKTAELEPTGAFGSPEIYTEYSVVCQVDEPLEPKDIYHQTDYRSNERDDLLQMTSDSEIEVPCANDVKSSQSREASVVDEDLQEDAACEQPVLPSPVVIKESEIIVKKEPSVEDTCNTSLACPAVDDHPNSGGDVDRTEEKESLSRKLASRHDPVLVIENSGLEDAGISQIPVMPSDELPQVPGEIEPSQSTSEGNADPYTSQFTILEEHYAVSEEGNIKGILEQVDVPEITGRSSGEFHQRIASAADPHTNELVLENAHHGASEDANQKDNCGDIHVSQVSAGSKTCGEVNKIEPTGDMGAHKLIVQDPSGSAPKDLIDKDYVDEPHISATTVRSSGEIPQDHSATEEYPKTSDSVVERRPSLSTQISMNEAYRLAIGNKGSLPSPTLTDVILGKDSTSSINEELRLLLSQLSASRGLEAPWVDPGPSPRAYGRGDELVVQNITNRISLERNASGLESLDGSIVSEMEGESTIDRLRRQIDLDRKSIHLLCRELEEERNASAIAASQALAMITKLQDEKAAMQMEASHYQRMMEEQAEYDSEALAKTNELLAEREQQIEELEIELENYRRQYGGGAIEERGNQAAFKQENRDTAMLDVGDLEDPLKQGINSLVSLEEERAYIASGLRKLEQKLQFYSNNSVSVDLPSPDVKDDLSDKVYVIEDFSLDRQESSIESKEAGSLTTSGKIDLDAVQEEISKLNRRLKTLEGDRSFLEHSINSLRNGDEGLMFIQEIACNLRELRAIAIDKK from the exons ATGGGTACAAGGATGCCAATCTTACCCCGACTATCGAGCACACTGTCCACGGCGTTGCTTGAGTGGATCTTGATGCTCCTGCTGTTCATCGACGCGGTTTACAGCTTCTTGGTCACTAGATTCGCCCGTCTCTGCAGATTACCAGCGCCATGCCCTTTCTGCTCAAGGCTTGATCACGTCCTGGGCAACGAGAAACCATGTTTCTATAGAGAGTTGATCTGCAAAACTCACAAGACGGAGATTTCATCCTTGGCCTTCTGCAGTCTCCACCAGAAGCTCGCGGGAGCCCAAAATATGTGTGAAGGGTGCTGTGGGAAAGTCACCCATGATGATAAAACAGATGAGACTGTGATGGATGCCAATGTACTTTATAGCAAACAAAGAATtgatgatgctttgaattcCCCTCGTGAAAAAGTTTGCTCGTGCTGTGGGCAGCATTTTAAGCAACGGACTGTAGCTTTGTCCTCTAGAAAGACTGCAGAGCTAGAGCCTACTGGAGCATTCGGCTCACCAGAAATTTACACAGAGTATTCTGTAGTATGTCAAGTGGACGAGCCTTTGGAGCCTAAAGATATATACCACCAAACTGACTACAGGTCTAATGAGCGAGATGATCTGCTACAGATGACATCTGACTCTGAGATTGAGGTCCCTTGTGCCAATGATGTGAAAAGTTCACAATCTCGTGAAGCCAGTGTTGTGGACGAAGACTTACAAGAAGATGCAGCTTGTGAGCAACCCGTTCTTCCTTCCCCTGTGGTGATCAAGGAATCTGAAATAATTGTCAAGAAGGAGCCCAGTGTTGAAGACACCTGCAATACATCTTTGGCGTGTCCTGCTGTGGATGATCATCCAAATAGCGGAGGTGATGTGGACCGGACGGAAGAAAAAGAAAGCCTATCCAGAAAATTGGCATCCCGGCATGATCCTGTACTTGTTATAGAAAATTCAGGTTTAGAAG ATGCTGGTATTTCACAAATTCCAGTTATGCCAAGTGATGAGCTACCACAGGTTCCTGGTGAGATTGAACCATCTCAGAGCACAAGTGAAGGCAACGCTGATCCATATACATCTCAGTTCACAATACTAGAGGAGCACTATGCTGTTTCAGAAGAAGGAAATATAAAAG GTATTCTGGAACAAGTTGATGTGCCAGAAATTACTGGCAGATCAAGTGGTGAGTTTCATCAGAGAATTGCGTCAGCAGCTGATCCACATACAAATGAACTGGTGCTAGAGAACGCTCATCATGGTGCTTCAGAAGACGCAAATCAGAAAG ATAATTGCGGGGATATCCATGTTTCACAAGTTAGTGCTGGTTCCAAAACATGTGGTGAAGTTAATAAAATTGAACCCACTGGTGACATGGGGGCACACAAACTGATAGTCCAAGATCCTTCTGGTAGTGCTCCCAAAGATTTAATAGATAAAG ATTATGTGGACGAACCTCATATATCAGCAACTACCGTAAGATCAAGTGGTGAAATACCTCAAGATCATAGTGCCACCGAGGAATACCCAAAAACAAGTGACAGTGTTGTTGAAAGGAGACCATCTCTAAGCACTCAGATTAGCATGAATGAAGCCTATAGACTTGCCATTGGCAACAAGGGTAGCTTGCCATCCCCTACCTTGACGGATGTAATCCTTGGAAAGGACTCTACTTCTAGCATAAACGAAGAACTGAGACTACTGCTATCACAGCTCTCAGCTTCCAGGGGGCTTGAGGCACCATGGGTCGATCCAGGCCCTAGCCCACGTGCATATGGACGTGGTGATGAGTTGGTGGTGCAGAACATTACCAATAGAATTTCACTTGAGAGGAATGCTTCCGGTTTGGAGTCTCTAGACGGAAGCATTGTCAGTGAGATGGAAGGTGAAAGCACCATTGACCGGTTAAGACgacagattgatcttgaccggAAATCAATACACCTACTCTGCAGAGAACTGGAAGAAGAGAGGAACGCCTCAGCCATTGCTGCAAGTCAAGCTCTGGCTATGATCACCAAGTTGCAGGATGAGAAGGCTGCAATGCAGATGGAAGCTTCGCATTACCAAAGGATGATGGAAGAGCAAGCTGAATATGACAGTGAAGCGCTAGCGAAAACTAACGAGTTACTCGCTGAAAGAGAACAACAAATAGAGGAACTGGAAATTGAGCTCGAAAACTATAGGAGACAGTATGGAGGTGGAGCAATAGAGGAACGAGGCAATCAAGCGGCTTTTAAACAAGAAAATAGGGATACAGCTATGCTTGACGTTGGTGATCTTGAAGATCCTTTGAAGCAGGGCATAAATTCCTTGGTGAGTTTGGAAGAGGAGAGGGCATATATAGCAAGTGGTTTGAGAAAATTGGAGCAAAAGCTCCAATTCTACTCCAACAACAGTGTTTCTGTTGATTTACCCAGTCCAGATGTTAAGGATGACCTCTCTGACAAAGTATATGTCATAGAAGACTTCTCGTTAGACCGCCAGGAAAGCTCGATAGAGAGCAAAGAAGCTGGCTCATTGACAACTAGTGGGAAGATTGATCTAGATGCAGTGCAGgaagaaatttcaaaattgaacaGAAGACTGAAGACACTAGAAGGAGATCGCAGTTTTCTTGAACATAGcatcaactccctcaggaatgGCGACGAAGGTTTGATGTTTATACAGGAAATTGCTTGCAATCTGAGAGAACTGCGAGCAATTGCTATTGACAAGAAATAG